TCATCTTTCATTTCGGTCATTTTTGTGTCAATTTTTTCTAACTCTAAAATTATTCTTTGGCGGTATTCGGGTGTGCTTATTGAACTGGCATCGATGAGGGCTTTTTCTCTTTCTTGCTTAAATGTAGTTAGTGAGGAATTGGCCTTGTTTTGTTCGCTTACAACATCTCTGGAATCAAATACATCGTTTCCGGGTGCGTTTACTTTTCCGCCCAAAATTTGCAGTTGTGTATACTCCTCAATACGGTGCGACCATTGCTGGTTAGTATCGATAGAACCCTGATAAAGCCCCATGATTTGGTGGTTTAAAAAGAGACTGATACCGATAGTCACCAGATCGAAGGCGGCCAGTACAAAGTAAAGCCAATACCATGTTTTTTTGTTGGTTTGGTTTTTTAGCATATTTTTAGGCTACGTAAAGTTTACGGCTTTTTTGACGATTACTTAAGAGAAAAAAAGCTGCATGAGAGCTTTTTCGAGGCTATGCGAAGCCCGGTGAGCCATTTTTTGAAGTTTTGGTATACTCATGATATTATTAGGTTTTTTGGCAAATGCCAGGGCTGCTTTGCCGGCACTGATATCGCCGTTTTCATGCATCATGGGGTTTTCGGCTAAGAAGCTGATATCTTCTTCTAATTCATCAAATATAACACGCAAAGCGGTGTAGGGCATTTTGTTATCTTGAGCCCACGTTTTTACCGTTTCATATTCCATGTCCACGGCAATTGCTTTTGTTTGCTGATGAAGGATTTCTTTTTCGGCTTTGTTTTTTAAAATAACGGAGCTTGAAGTAAACGAGCCGCTTGTCGCTGTGATATTGTTTAAAGTTAAAGAATTTTCCTCAGGTATAATTAAATCACCAGTTTTTAAAGAGGGAATGAGAGCCCCAGAATAGCCAATGTGGAGAATTTTATGATCCTGTAAATTAATGCTTTGTTTTAGGAGATCCAGATTTTTTAAGGCCGCTTCTTTTCCAATTCCGATTTGTAATAAATAAAGCTGCTCGCTTAGCTGATAAAGAGGCGGAAACTTTGTTTGCTGTCTAACAGCATAATGCTTTTTTAAAAAGCTCCATTCGGGCTTGGTGGCAGCAATTAAAAGGAGCGGGTTTCCAATCATAATTATATTTATTATATAGTCTCATGTTGCCGTCCATTCATAATTTGACACCCTCGTATATCCATGCTTTTAATTAGCCATGCGCAAATTGCATGTTTTTGTTTATCCTTTTTTGGCGTTTGCTATTACTTTTGCCGAGCCTTGTGTGCCCGCCAAAAAGGGACCACCACTACCGGGCCCTGGCGACGTGGTGTTTGAGGTACAGGCCAATTCGCCCCGGTTTGAAGAAATGGCGCGTACTGTTATAGCACCCGGGCAGTTTATGGCTTCCGACCGCGCTTTGGTAACCGCTGCTGTAAGTGGACAAATTGAAAAAATTAATGTGAATGAGGGCGATACGGTTCATACGGGTGATGTGCTGGCTATTATGCAGTCGCAATCAACCCAGCTGGCACTGGATACCAAGCAGGCCGAACTAAAAGAAGCCCAGGCCAAGCTTGAAAATGTTCGTAAGCTTATTCAGCAGGCACTTAACCCGCCAAATTCTAACATCACCGAAGCCGACAAGATATTTTTAGACGAAGAGGTTAATGAAGAAGCTCCCAAAAAAGAGTTGCCTCCGCCTCCACCGGTGCCCCAAACAGCCCCTCAGGATGATGAAAAGGTGCTCTTAGCAACCATAGACAGGCTTAATAAGGAAATTGAAACGCTTAATCAAAGCCTGGTGTCACTCACTCTGTTGTCGCCGCTTGATGGTATAGTAAAAGCTAAAACGGCTGTAGAAGGAAGACCTCTTAATGCAGGCGATCCATTGTTTGATCTGATTTCACTGAATCCCATCACGCTTAAAGCTCATGTGCCTCAGGATGTTAGTTCTTACATAGATAAAATGATCACAGTGTGGGCCACTCCAGCTGGAAGTACCGATATAAAAGTACAAGGCGTGGTGTCGTATGTAAGTCCTTCCATTGATCCTGCTACCGGTACTCTTGAGATAAAAATGAATTTTCCTAACGAAAAAAACGCCATTAAAGACGGGCAGGCGGGTGAGGCTATTATTAAAACTCGTAAATCCGAAAAAGTGCTGGTGGTGCCCAAGCAAGCCGTTTTGGACGAGGCCGGTCAAAAATTTGTGTATGTAGTATCGGTTAACAAGGCTCTTAAAACCCCGGTGGATATTGTACAAACCTTTGGCGATAAAGAAGTGGGTATTAATGCCGATATGCGTGTGGACGATTTGGTAATAACCTCTGGTTTTGATCGTGTGAGTAACGGCAGTTTTGTAAAAATTGTGGCCCCTACATCGCAACCCCAGGCCTTAACCCCCTCCCCAGGTTCTACTTGACAATAGCTTGTAAAAAATAATAAGGTCCCACCTCGTTTTGTTGATCTCCCTCGTTGAGGGGCTGAAAGGTAATAAGTTATGGAAATTCAAGCAGTTATTCAAACCGGCGGTAAACAGTATCAGGTTTCTAAAGGTTCTAAAATTGTTGTAGAAAAACTTGTGGGTGATGCCGGTAGTGAAGTTGTGTTTGATAAGGTGTTATTAGTAACAGGCGATTCTACCAAAGTGGGTGCTCCTTTTTTAAGTGGAGCCAAGGTAACAGGCAAAATTTTATCGCAAGATAAAGGTGATAAAGTGATTGTTTATAAGTTTAAACGCCGCAAAGGTTACCATAAAAAACAAGGTCATCGTCAATTAGAAACAAGAGTAGAAATTCAAGCCATTCAGGCTTAATCCCACTACGCTTACGCTTCGGGGATAAGAGCCTGTAACATTCTCCCAAGCGATAATTAACAGGCTCTAAGGAATTCATTATGGCACACAAAAAGGCCGGCGGGTCTACACGCAACGGACGCGATTCTCACGGGCAACGTTTAGGTGTTAAGCGTTATGGTGGTCAGTTGGTTAATGCTGGAGAAATCATTGTACGTCAACGTGGTACACAGATTCATCCTGGTTTAAACGTAGGTTGCGGTACCGATTATACTTTGTTTGCTAAAATTCAAGGGAAGGTAAAGTTTACTTTAACTTCGGGTGCTAAAAGAAAAGTACATGTGTTACCCGCTTAAGGGTTACGTAAGATGAAATACGAAAGGCCGTCCCACAAGGATGGCCTTTTTTTTTGGAGAGAATAACCCCCTCTAACTTTCCCTTAGTCTAAGGGGGAGAGAAAAGAAAGCCCCTCCCTTAGACTAAGGGAGGGTTGGGGTGGGTTACTCTTAAGATTTGCTTAATAGAGAAAAAATATGAAATTCGTTGATGAAGCTATTATAGAAATTAAGTCGGGGGCCGGGGGCCGGGGTTGCGTGGCGTTTAGACGTGAAAAGTATGTGCCGCGGGGTGGCCCCAATGGGGGTAATGGTGGGCGTGGTGGAGATGTTTTGGCTAAAGCCACTAAAAAACTCTCAACCCTTATGGATTTTAGATATAAAAAACATTTTAAGGCCCCTGATGGTGGTATTGGAATGGGTAGTTTAAAAGCTGGGCGACAGGGTGAAGATTTAATTTTGGAATTACCTTTGGGCACTCTTATATACGATGCCGATACCGAAGAACTTTTGGCCGATTTGGTGGATGAAAATCAGGTGGTAACATTAGCCTTGGGAGGCCGCGGCGGGCGTGGCAATACGGCTTTTAAAAGTTCGGTAAACCAGGCCCCACGCCAAGCCGAACCGGGTGGCGAAGCTGTAGAGCGTCGTATTCGTTTAGAACTTAAGTTATTGGCCGACGTAGGTTTAGTGGGAATGCCCAATGCCGGCAAATCAACTCTTTTGTCCAGCATTAGTCACGCACATCCTAAAATTGCCGATTATCCCTTTACCACACTTACACCCAATTTAGGGGTGGTGGAATTACCAGGCTATCAATCGTTTACCATGGCCGATATTCCGGGGCTTATTGAAGGCGCCCACGAAGGGCATGGTTTGGGAATACAATTTTTACGTCATATTGAACGGACCAAGGTGTTTTTGCATCTGGTGAGTCTGGGGCCCGATGAGCCCCTTGAACCTTACAAGCGTTATCAGCTTATCAATAAAGAGCTTAATGCTTTTGATGTGTCGTTTAAGAGACGCAATCAAATTATTTTGCTTACCAAAGCCGATTTATTAACTAAAAAAGAGGTAGCTAAAGTGGTCACTCTTTTTAAGAAGACGAAAAAGAAAGTTTTTGTTATTTCTTCTATAACGCGTGACGGATTAAAAGATTTGTTAAAGTATATTGGGACAGAATTAAAAAAATGAGTAAAACACACCAAAATATTATTTCTAAAACCCATCGTGTGGTTATTAAAGTGGGGAGTGGGCTTATTACCAACCACAAAGGTTTACGGATAAAATTTTTTAACGATATAGCCAGGCAGGTATCGCTTTTGCATGCTCGTGGTTTAGATGTGGTACTTGTTTCATCTGGAGCTATTGCTTGCGGGATGGATATTTTAAGCCTTAAAAAAAGACCAAGCGAAGTTAGTAAAAAGCAGGCGGCTGCAGCTTTGGGCCAACCCAAGTTAATGCAGCTTTATGGTAAAGCATTTACCCGTTACAAAATTCATGTGGCGCAAATTTTACTCACACGTCAGGAGCTGCATAACAAAAAAAATTATACAACGGCCAAACACACTTTTACCGAATTGTTTAAAACAAAAAGTATTCCCATAATTAACGAAAACGACTCAGTGGCGGTGGATGAAATTGTAGTGGGTGATAACGATCAGCTCTCGGCCATGGTGGCGCATTTGGTTGGCGCCGATTTGCTTATTATTTTAAGCGATATTGATGGTTTTTATGATAGCGATCCCAAGAAAAATCCAAAAGCCAGCAGGTTAGATGTGGTGAGCCGTATTGACAGTAAAACATTTAGTAAAGCGGGTGGAACCCTTTCGCAAAAAAGTACGGGTGGCATGACAACAAAATTAAAGGCTGCCCAAATTGCAAAAAAATCGGGTATTGCCACCTGGCTTGCCAGTGGACTTGAGAAAGATATACTAAAAAAGATTTTTAGCGGTAAAAACGTGGGGACAGTTTTTATTTAAATTACAGGAGCAGTAAATGGCAGTAAAAAAAGAAAAACCAATTCAAAAATTAGCACGGCTTACTCGCGAGGCTTCGTCTGAGCTTCTTACGCTTTCTAGCGATCAAAAAAACCAAATTTTAATGGAAATGGCGGAAGAAATTAAAAAGGAAATGCCATCCATTATTAAGGAAAATGAAAAAGATTTAAAAGCTGCCAAAAAGAAGGGGTTAAAAGGAGCTATGTTGGAACGTTTAGAGCTTAATGAAAAGCGCGTTCACGATATGGCAAAAGGTTTGGTTGAAGTAGCCAAGCTTCCCGACCCGGTAGGGCAAATTGTAAAAGAATGGGAACGTCCCAATGGTTTAAAAATCCGTCGCATGCGTATCCCTTTAGGGGTTATTGCGGTTGTTTATGAATCGCGTCCCAATGTAACGGTAGATGCAGCTGGACTTTGTTTTAAATCGGGGAATGCGGTTATCTTGCGCGGAGGTTCCGAGGCATTTTACAGTAATCAAATTTTAGGTAAGGTTTTGCAGGCTGTTTTAAAGAGGCATGATTTGGATTCCTCCGTAATTTCTCTTGTACCCTCACCCGATCGCAAGATGCTCACTGATCTCCTCAAACTTTCGCAATATATTGACGTAGTCATTCCGCGCGGCGGCGAGGGGCTGATGCGCTTTATGGAAGAGCATTCTTCTATCCCCATTATCAAGCACGATAAAGGGGTGTGTAATCTTTTTGTAGATGAATCGGCGGATATGGATATGGCCCGTGTAATTGTTGAAAATTCTAAAGTACAGCGCCCGGGGGTATGTAATGCTTTAGAAAATCTTTTAATCCACGAAAAAATTGCTCCATCCTTTTTGCCTATGATGTCTAAGCACTTTAATAAACTGAGTGTAGAGCTACGTGCCGATAAGGAAGCTTTAAAAATTGTTCCTACGCTTAAAAAGGCAAAAGATGCCGATTGGGATACAGAGTATCTCGATTTAATTTTATCGGTAAAAGTGGTTAAAAATATTGGCGAAGCTATCAATTTTATCCGTAAGCATGGTTCTAAGCACACTGAAGCTATTGTTACGCAAAACGCTGATCATGCCGATCTTTTTATCCGTTCGCTCGATTCCAGTTGCATTGTGGTGAACGCGTCCACCCGTTTTAATGATGGTGGTGAGTTAGGTTTGGGTGCTGAGATTGGTATTTCTACCACCAAGCTGCATGCATTTGGTCCGATGGGATTAGAAGAATTAACAACAACAAAATTTGTCGTCAAAGGCGATGGTCAGGTGAGAATCTAATATGAAAAAAACTAAAAAAAGTACAAAAAAAGTAAGTAAGAAACCTGTTAAGAAAGCTGTAAAAAAACCGGTTAAAAAAGTAGTTAAGAAAGCGGTTAAAAATGTAGTTTCTAAAAAAACAGTTAAGAAAGTACCGGCTAAACTCGTAAAAGCAGTTAAAAAGAAAGACCAGGCACCGGCTCATGTCACTCGTATTTATCAGATTTGTGATGATATGAAGGCTACTGATATCGTGGTACTGGATATGCAGGGGACGTCTAGCTTTACCGATTATGTGATTATTGCTTCCAGCTCCAATACCCGTCAGGTGGTGTCGATTGCCGATAAAATTAGCATGGATTTAAAAAGAGAATTTGGGAAATATGCTATTGGTGTAGAAGGTAAAGTGGGTGGCCAATGGGTATTAATTGATTACGGCGATGTGGTGTGTCACTTGTTTTTAGAAGAAACACGCGAGTTTTATCGCCTTGAAAAATTGTGGCACGATGCCAAGACACTTAAATTATAATGCCGGCAGTTCATCTTATTACAGTTGGCAAACTGAAGAATAAGGCTTTAAAGGAAGTATGTGAAGATTATGCCGGACGTCTTACGCATTATATTTCGTTTAAGATTATCGAAGTAAAAGACTCCAAAGCGGAGAATATTGCTAAACGAAATGAGGAAGAAGCCCTATCTCTTTTAGAGCATATTGACCCAGCCGATCAGGTGATTGGCCTTGATGTAAAAGGAAAAGAATATACAACCGAGAATTTTTCTTCTTTTTTAAATCAGTTTTACAGTTCCGGAAAAAAGAAGATGGTCTTTGTGATTGGTGGCTCGTATGGTTTGGGCGACAGCCTTAAAAAAAGAGCCAATGGTTTTTTAAGTTTATCGGCACTCACCATGCCACACGAACTGGCCCGTACGGTTTTTTTAGAGCAACTCTACCGGGCCCATACTCTGTTAAAGGGTGAAAAATATCATCATTAATATGAAACCATTACTACTCATGATTTTGGATGGCTGGGGTATACGCAAAGATAAAACCCATAACGGGATTGAACTGGCCCAAAAACCTTTTTTTGATTCTCTTATTAAAAACTATCCCAATACCGCTATTGATGCCTCCGGACCCGCTGTTGGTTTGCCTCAAGGTATTATGGGGAATTCGGAAGTAGGACACATGAATTTGGGTGCCGGTTCCATTGTATATACCGGTTTATCTCAAATTTATCAGGCTATAGAAAACGGCAGTTTTTTTAAAAACCAATTTTTGCTTCAGGCTATTCATGCTGTTAAAGGCACCGGCAAAAATTTGCATCTCATGGGTTTATTATCGGATGGCGCTGTGCATTCTCACCAAGATCATCTCTACGCGCTCATTCAAATGGCTAAAAGTGAAGGCGTTAACAATGTTTTTATCCATTGTTTTATGGACGGTCGCGATACAGCCCCCGAAGACGGTATTAAATATATTGATGCGTTAGAAGATAAACTCAAAGAAATTGGTGTGGGAAAAATTGCCAGTGTGTGTGGGCGTTTTTATGCCATGGATCGCGATAAGCGATGGGATCGTGTGGAACAAGCTTTTGATATGCTGACCGGAAGTTTAACCGAGGGCGAAATTTCTGCCCGCGAAATTGTTCAAAAATCATATGATCAAAATTTGGGAGATGAATTTATAAAGCCCAAAGTTGTGCTTCATAACGGCAAGCCTGTTGGTAGTGTTCAGGATGGCGATGCTATCATTTTTTACAATTTTAGAGCCGATCGGGCGCGTGAAATTTCGCATGCACTGGTTACCAAAAATTTTGACGGTTTTAAGCGTAAAAAGGAGCCGCAGTTATCGGCATTTGTATGCATGGCTCCTTACGATCAAGCGCTTAGTGCCCCTGTTGCTTTTTCTCCAAATTTGCCCACGCGAATTTTTCCAGAAATTATCAGCGAAAAAGGTTTGCGTCAGCTCCGTATTGCCGAAACCGAAAAATACGCGCACGTCACTTTCTTTTTTGGTGGTGGGCGTGAGGGAGTTTTTAAAAATGAAGAACGGGTATTAATTCCATCGCCTCGTGAAGTGGCCACTTACGATTTAAAGCCCGAAATGAGTGCGGGTGCCATTGCCGATGCTGTTATTCCATTGATTAACGAAGATAAAACCGACGTGGTAATTCTAAATTTTGCCAACGCCGACATGGTAGGGCATACGGCAAAAGAAGATGCTATCATTCGTGCGATTACTTATCTGGATACCTGTATTAAAAAAGTAGTGGAGGCTGTTCTCAAAAAGGACGGTACTGTGCTGGTAACAGCCGATCATGGCAATTCGGAAGAAACGGTCGATAAAAATGGCAAGCCACATACGGCACATACCACTAATTTGGTGCCTTTTATTGTGGTATCCAATCAGTTAAGCGTTAAACTCAAATCCGCCGGTGGACGTTTGTGTGATGTGGCACCTACCATGCTTAAAATTTTGGGGATAGATAAACCCAAAGAAATGACGGGTGATAGTTTGATTATCAATTAAATATGCTTTCCTTTTTTTTCCCCTCTCCGTGTTTGTCGTGTGGAGAATTATCCAAAGGGGTTTTGTGTCAAAACTGCTTTCAAAAAATAAAATGGATTTCTTCTCCGCAATGCACCCTTTGTGGCCTTCCTTTTGAAGAAAATGTTCCCAACAACCATCCTTGCCCGGCGTGTATCCGTAACAAGCCTCATTTTGATTGGTCGCGCAGCATGGCTTTGTACCATGAACCAGTCTCAAGTTTAATTACCTCATTAAAATACGAAAATAATTTTTCGCCTGTTTCTTTTTTAGCCAATCAATTGATAGAGCACATGTCTTCTTATTTGGGCGATGCAGATCTTTTAATCCCCGTACCTCTTCATCTAAAAAAATTAAAAGCGCGTGGGTATAATCAAAGTCTTCTTATTGTCGAAAAAGTATCCCATAAAACAAAAATTCCATTTTTAAGAGATTCTTTAAAACGAGTGATTGATACAGCCCCGCAGGTAGGTTTAGGTCGCGAAGAACGACTTCAAAATATGAAGGGGGCGTTTTTGTTTGAAGATAATCCGGAGCTTTTGAAAGATAAAAAAGTAGTGTTGATTGATGATGTGACCACAACAGGTGCTACCTTACAGGCATGCGCCAAAGCCTTAAAGGATCATGCCCCTCGTGAAGTGGGCTGTGTCACAGTTGCTTTTAAACTGTGAATTGTAGTGGGGCTTGTGCCACAGCAGCCACCAATATAAGCGGCACCATTTTCAATATAATAGTTCATTTCTGCTACAAACTGATCATCCGACATGGCCGGCAACCCTGTATTGGGTTTAACAATTAATTCTACCTCTGTATTTTTAAAACTACTAAACATGTCTTTTACCGATGCAGGCCCGTCACTGCAATTAAAACCCACATGTGTGAGCTTAAAATCCTGAATCAGTTTTTTGATTTCATCCGAGCTAATCAGCCAACCCTTTTGAGTTTTTGAAAAGAGTATCATGAGAGGGATATTTGTATGGGGGTAAGATTCAAGGGCGAGTCTTGCTTCTGCAGCTGTGATAAAAGTTTCCAGAATAATAAAATCCGGAGCGCGTTTGATGTGGCATGTATATTGCTGTTGATAGGATTTTTTTCGTTGATCCTCTGTTCCTGTAAAGAGTGGAGCGATAGAGGCACCAATAGAGGCCTTTGGGAGGAGCTGATAAGCTTTTGTGATAAGGGGTTCTAAATCGTCGTCTACCGTTAACCCAAACGTATTCGTTAGCAGCATCTGGCTACCGGCTTTTAAATAATCACGATGGATTTGGGCAACAAGATCAGGATGTGTGAGATTAATTTTACAAGAGGCACCCTCAAGCTTGATACCACGCCGGATGAGCTCGGTGCCTATGGCGCCATCCATTAAAATGGGTTTAGCCAACTTTTGCATTAGAACCTATAGGGGCTTCGGGAGTTACTAACACTAACTTGTCACCGTCTTTTGCAGCCAGCAGCATCCCAAAGCTTTCAATCCCCTTTA
Above is a genomic segment from bacterium containing:
- a CDS encoding efflux RND transporter periplasmic adaptor subunit — translated: MRKLHVFVYPFLAFAITFAEPCVPAKKGPPLPGPGDVVFEVQANSPRFEEMARTVIAPGQFMASDRALVTAAVSGQIEKINVNEGDTVHTGDVLAIMQSQSTQLALDTKQAELKEAQAKLENVRKLIQQALNPPNSNITEADKIFLDEEVNEEAPKKELPPPPPVPQTAPQDDEKVLLATIDRLNKEIETLNQSLVSLTLLSPLDGIVKAKTAVEGRPLNAGDPLFDLISLNPITLKAHVPQDVSSYIDKMITVWATPAGSTDIKVQGVVSYVSPSIDPATGTLEIKMNFPNEKNAIKDGQAGEAIIKTRKSEKVLVVPKQAVLDEAGQKFVYVVSVNKALKTPVDIVQTFGDKEVGINADMRVDDLVITSGFDRVSNGSFVKIVAPTSQPQALTPSPGST
- the rplU gene encoding 50S ribosomal protein L21 codes for the protein MQAVIQTGGKQYQVSKGSKIVVEKLVGDAGSEVVFDKVLLVTGDSTKVGAPFLSGAKVTGKILSQDKGDKVIVYKFKRRKGYHKKQGHRQLETRVEIQAIQA
- the rpmA gene encoding 50S ribosomal protein L27; protein product: MAHKKAGGSTRNGRDSHGQRLGVKRYGGQLVNAGEIIVRQRGTQIHPGLNVGCGTDYTLFAKIQGKVKFTLTSGAKRKVHVLPA
- the obgE gene encoding GTPase ObgE; translated protein: MKFVDEAIIEIKSGAGGRGCVAFRREKYVPRGGPNGGNGGRGGDVLAKATKKLSTLMDFRYKKHFKAPDGGIGMGSLKAGRQGEDLILELPLGTLIYDADTEELLADLVDENQVVTLALGGRGGRGNTAFKSSVNQAPRQAEPGGEAVERRIRLELKLLADVGLVGMPNAGKSTLLSSISHAHPKIADYPFTTLTPNLGVVELPGYQSFTMADIPGLIEGAHEGHGLGIQFLRHIERTKVFLHLVSLGPDEPLEPYKRYQLINKELNAFDVSFKRRNQIILLTKADLLTKKEVAKVVTLFKKTKKKVFVISSITRDGLKDLLKYIGTELKK
- the proB gene encoding glutamate 5-kinase, with the translated sequence MSKTHQNIISKTHRVVIKVGSGLITNHKGLRIKFFNDIARQVSLLHARGLDVVLVSSGAIACGMDILSLKKRPSEVSKKQAAAALGQPKLMQLYGKAFTRYKIHVAQILLTRQELHNKKNYTTAKHTFTELFKTKSIPIINENDSVAVDEIVVGDNDQLSAMVAHLVGADLLIILSDIDGFYDSDPKKNPKASRLDVVSRIDSKTFSKAGGTLSQKSTGGMTTKLKAAQIAKKSGIATWLASGLEKDILKKIFSGKNVGTVFI
- a CDS encoding glutamate-5-semialdehyde dehydrogenase — translated: MAVKKEKPIQKLARLTREASSELLTLSSDQKNQILMEMAEEIKKEMPSIIKENEKDLKAAKKKGLKGAMLERLELNEKRVHDMAKGLVEVAKLPDPVGQIVKEWERPNGLKIRRMRIPLGVIAVVYESRPNVTVDAAGLCFKSGNAVILRGGSEAFYSNQILGKVLQAVLKRHDLDSSVISLVPSPDRKMLTDLLKLSQYIDVVIPRGGEGLMRFMEEHSSIPIIKHDKGVCNLFVDESADMDMARVIVENSKVQRPGVCNALENLLIHEKIAPSFLPMMSKHFNKLSVELRADKEALKIVPTLKKAKDADWDTEYLDLILSVKVVKNIGEAINFIRKHGSKHTEAIVTQNADHADLFIRSLDSSCIVVNASTRFNDGGELGLGAEIGISTTKLHAFGPMGLEELTTTKFVVKGDGQVRI
- the rsfS gene encoding ribosome silencing factor; the protein is MKATDIVVLDMQGTSSFTDYVIIASSSNTRQVVSIADKISMDLKREFGKYAIGVEGKVGGQWVLIDYGDVVCHLFLEETREFYRLEKLWHDAKTLKL
- a CDS encoding 23S rRNA (pseudouridine(1915)-N(3))-methyltransferase RlmH → MPAVHLITVGKLKNKALKEVCEDYAGRLTHYISFKIIEVKDSKAENIAKRNEEEALSLLEHIDPADQVIGLDVKGKEYTTENFSSFLNQFYSSGKKKMVFVIGGSYGLGDSLKKRANGFLSLSALTMPHELARTVFLEQLYRAHTLLKGEKYHH
- the gpmI gene encoding 2,3-bisphosphoglycerate-independent phosphoglycerate mutase, translating into MNMKPLLLMILDGWGIRKDKTHNGIELAQKPFFDSLIKNYPNTAIDASGPAVGLPQGIMGNSEVGHMNLGAGSIVYTGLSQIYQAIENGSFFKNQFLLQAIHAVKGTGKNLHLMGLLSDGAVHSHQDHLYALIQMAKSEGVNNVFIHCFMDGRDTAPEDGIKYIDALEDKLKEIGVGKIASVCGRFYAMDRDKRWDRVEQAFDMLTGSLTEGEISAREIVQKSYDQNLGDEFIKPKVVLHNGKPVGSVQDGDAIIFYNFRADRAREISHALVTKNFDGFKRKKEPQLSAFVCMAPYDQALSAPVAFSPNLPTRIFPEIISEKGLRQLRIAETEKYAHVTFFFGGGREGVFKNEERVLIPSPREVATYDLKPEMSAGAIADAVIPLINEDKTDVVILNFANADMVGHTAKEDAIIRAITYLDTCIKKVVEAVLKKDGTVLVTADHGNSEETVDKNGKPHTAHTTNLVPFIVVSNQLSVKLKSAGGRLCDVAPTMLKILGIDKPKEMTGDSLIIN
- a CDS encoding ComF family protein, with protein sequence MLSFFFPSPCLSCGELSKGVLCQNCFQKIKWISSPQCTLCGLPFEENVPNNHPCPACIRNKPHFDWSRSMALYHEPVSSLITSLKYENNFSPVSFLANQLIEHMSSYLGDADLLIPVPLHLKKLKARGYNQSLLIVEKVSHKTKIPFLRDSLKRVIDTAPQVGLGREERLQNMKGAFLFEDNPELLKDKKVVLIDDVTTTGATLQACAKALKDHAPREVGCVTVAFKL
- a CDS encoding homocysteine S-methyltransferase family protein; the protein is MQKLAKPILMDGAIGTELIRRGIKLEGASCKINLTHPDLVAQIHRDYLKAGSQMLLTNTFGLTVDDDLEPLITKAYQLLPKASIGASIAPLFTGTEDQRKKSYQQQYTCHIKRAPDFIILETFITAAEARLALESYPHTNIPLMILFSKTQKGWLISSDEIKKLIQDFKLTHVGFNCSDGPASVKDMFSSFKNTEVELIVKPNTGLPAMSDDQFVAEMNYYIENGAAYIGGCCGTSPTTIHSLKATVTQPTSRGA